The following DNA comes from Capsicum annuum cultivar UCD-10X-F1 unplaced genomic scaffold, UCD10Xv1.1 ctg76958, whole genome shotgun sequence.
TCTTCCTTCACCTGGTATCATTTTCATAATTGTATCATTCAACTCCTGAACCATTTCATTTTTAGGCGTTAGTATTGCTCTTTCTTTCAAATATGATGGGTCATCGTAATTCTGCAAGAGAGATGGGTAAACTTCCTCGACGATTGAGTCAATTGGATCGTTGGATGGTGTGATGCATATATCAGGAGGCAATTTAATGAGCTCATTGTTCACATCGTCATAAAAAGATCCATCTCCAATTTGTAATAGCCATTTGTCGAAAGTGGTAATTTCAGCAGCCTCATGGTCAGTTACTTTGCCACTACAAAGTTGCATATTTTGCTTCAACTCATACACATTTAAAAATGGCCACAAGTATGAGGAGTTTAGCGAAGCATCTATAATATCAGCGCGTGTTCCCTTTGAAATTACTGGTAGTATTTGACGGAAATCTTCACCAAATACGACCGTAAGACCTCCAAATGTTTTGTCAGAATTGTTTTCATATTTCACTCGAAGGATATCTCTCAGCGTCCTGTCTACGGCTTCAAAACAGAATTTATTTGTCATCGGTGCTTCATCCCAGATGATTAAAGAAGTTTTCAGCAAAAGTTCAGCTAACTGACTTCCTTGTTTTATTTCACAAGTT
Coding sequences within:
- the LOC124894698 gene encoding uncharacterized protein LOC124894698, whose amino-acid sequence is MASISNEEGRLFFIMGHGGTGKTFLWNAIISKLRSQSKIVLPIATSVIAALLLPNGRTAHSRFHIPLDISAESTCEIKQGSQLAELLLKTSLIIWDEAPMTNKFCFEAVDRTLRDILRVKYENNSDKTFGGLTVVFGEDFRQILPVISKGTRADIIDASLNSSYLWPFLNVYELKQNMQLCSGKVTDHEAAEITTFDKWLLQIGDGSFYDDVNNELIKLPPDICITPSNDPIDSIVEEVYPSLLQNYDDPSYLKERAILTPKNEMVQELNDTIMKMIP